A genomic region of Eucalyptus grandis isolate ANBG69807.140 chromosome 5, ASM1654582v1, whole genome shotgun sequence contains the following coding sequences:
- the LOC104447274 gene encoding UPF0481 protein At3g47200 — protein MANDGGGHQVATQREIELMRQQLLPSMSKDIEAVLKLLNESAGESSCSIFRVPQALVGGIAEACLPRIVSIGPYHHGESLQMFQVHKWRYLHTMLERTQPHGIRLENLIDVVAPKEKIIRQCYSESIENFNGPDLVKMMVLDGCFIIEFLRQIAGYVPPDRILLINSNSFVLLSLGRDLLRLENQIPYFVLEDLFEMTNVSGRTSSLDNLAFRFFSCFLEGPAIVRERPKGVHLLDLFRLSLIPTDQQDNAVDESSSYQMIKSASEFRRLGIGFKRSEASTFLEIIFDSRHRTIGIPKIKIDHDLNCILPNMVAFEQCRGQVDGHITAYAMFMGCLIHTANDVQLLRNHKVISNHGMSNEDVARFFGDLCKDVYFDVKGSYLASHFAILNEYLKYERAYFCCAQLLNAFHDNPWSALSGLAVVVTLVGLIQTVYTVLQYYHPN, from the coding sequence ATGGCCAACGATGGAGGAGGTCATCAAGTAGCCACCCAACGTGAGATCGAGCTCATGAGGCAGCAGTTATTACCTTCCATGTCAAAAGATATTGAGGCAGTattgaaattgttgaatgaaTCAGCAGGTGAAAGTAGTTGTAGCATCTTCAGAGTCCCTCAGGCACTCGTCGGAGGAATTGCCGAGGCATGCCTGCCTCGCATCGTCTCTATTGGCCCGTACCACCATGGAGAATCGCTGCAAATGTTTCAGGTGCACAAGTGGAGATACCTCCACACTATGCTGGAAAGAACTCAACCGCACGGTATCCGCCTCGAAAACCTCATTGATGTCGTGGCACCGAAAGAGAAAATTATCCGCCAGTGCTACTCGGAGAGCATTGAGAATTTCAATGGACCTGATCTTGTGAAAATGATGGTTCTCGATGGATGCTTCATCATTGAATTCCTCCGTCAAATTGCAGGATATGTACCGCCCGACAGAATCCTATTAATCAATTCCAATTCATTCGTGTTACTTTCTCTTGGACGGGACCTTTTACGACTTGAGAACCAGATCCCGTACTTTGTTCTCGAGGATTTGTTTGAAATGACGAATGTTTCAGGAAGAACCTCGTCTTTGGACAATCTTGCCTTTCGTTTCTTTAGCTGCTTCCTAGAAGGACCTGCTATTGTCAGGGAAAGACCAAAAGGAGTGCATCTACTCGATTTATTTCGTCTGAGTTTAATACCCACAGATCAACAAGATAATGCAGTAGACGAGAGTTCATCTTATCAAATGATCAAATCTGCTTCCGAGTTCCGTCGATTGGGAATCGGATTCAAGCGAAGTGAAGCCAGCACCTTTCTGGAGATCATATTTGACAGTAGACACAgaaccattggaattccaaaaataaaaatagatcatGATCTCAATTGCATCCTCCCCAATATGGTTGCTTTTGAACAGTGTCGTGGCCAAGTGGACGGGCACATAACTGCCTATGCCATGTTCATGGGATGCCTCATTCACACGGCCAATGATGTACAACTTTTACGCAACCATAAAGTCATCTCGAATCACGGCATGAGCAATGAGGATGTTGCACGCTTCTTCGGTGACCTCTGCAAGGATGTTTATTTCGATGTTAAGGGGAGTTATCTAGCGTCgcattttgcaattttaaatgAGTATCTTAAGTATGAACGGGCTTATTTTTGCTGTGCACAGCTCCTAAATGCTTTTCATGACAACCCATGGTCAGCTCTTTCAGGTCTAGCTGTTGTAGTGACACTTGTAGGCCTGATTCAAACAGTGTACACTGTGCTGCAGTACTATCACCCAAATTAG